Proteins encoded together in one Vicinamibacterales bacterium window:
- a CDS encoding YggS family pyridoxal phosphate-dependent enzyme has product MYEHIPGRLAEVRDRIAAAAGRAGRHPDDVRLIAVSKTHPIDAVRAAAEAGQLDFGENKVQEALQKIAASADTRLRWHLIGHLQSNKAKKAAAVVDAVHAIDSIDLLQRVDQGAAAAGRSLDVLVQVDLALEDAKFGAPVDTVPGIFAAAAECRSAALVGLMLLPPLAENPEDARPWFARLRALRDQLAEGGVPAARLRELSMGMSHDFEVAIEEGATMVRVGTAIFGMRDYA; this is encoded by the coding sequence GTGTACGAACACATTCCCGGGCGCCTGGCGGAGGTTCGCGATCGCATCGCGGCGGCCGCCGGGCGGGCCGGCCGGCACCCGGACGACGTCCGGCTGATCGCCGTTTCGAAAACCCATCCCATCGACGCCGTGAGGGCCGCCGCCGAGGCGGGCCAGCTCGACTTCGGCGAAAACAAGGTCCAGGAGGCGCTGCAGAAGATCGCGGCGTCGGCCGATACGAGACTACGGTGGCATCTCATCGGCCACCTGCAGTCGAACAAGGCGAAGAAGGCGGCAGCCGTCGTCGATGCCGTGCACGCCATCGACAGCATCGACCTGCTGCAGCGCGTGGACCAGGGCGCCGCGGCGGCGGGGCGCTCGCTGGACGTGCTGGTGCAAGTGGACCTTGCGCTCGAAGACGCCAAGTTCGGCGCGCCGGTGGACACGGTGCCGGGAATCTTTGCCGCGGCGGCCGAATGCCGGTCGGCGGCGCTGGTGGGGCTGATGCTCCTGCCCCCGCTGGCCGAGAACCCGGAAGACGCGCGCCCCTGGTTCGCCAGGCTGCGGGCGTTGCGCGACCAGCTGGCCGAGGGCGGCGTGCCGGCGGCCCGGCTCCGCGAGTTGTCGATGGGCATGAGCCACGACTTCGAAGTGGCGATCGAAGAAGGGGCCACCATGGTCCGCGTCGGCACGGCAATATTCGGCATGAGGGACTACGCATGA
- a CDS encoding DivIVA domain-containing protein, whose protein sequence is MKVTPLDLRQQQFKTVMRGYDRGEVQAFLLEVADDYENALRDNDKLRQDVAKLDAVLGEHRGQERNLRNTLLTAQKLADEIKEHAQAEAALSIREAEGRADLLLQKAQSRLEDVQREIDNLRMKRREVENDIEALVRTLNSTLEFIRDQDARSREDRILLHRPRTAEAAPAQSPRPADVTPKADSQAG, encoded by the coding sequence ATGAAGGTGACGCCTCTCGATCTCCGGCAGCAGCAATTCAAGACCGTGATGCGCGGGTATGACCGCGGCGAGGTACAGGCGTTCCTCCTTGAGGTGGCCGACGACTACGAGAACGCCCTGCGCGACAACGACAAGCTTCGCCAGGACGTGGCCAAGCTCGACGCCGTGCTCGGCGAGCATCGCGGGCAGGAGCGCAACCTCCGCAACACGCTGCTCACCGCGCAGAAACTGGCGGACGAGATCAAGGAGCACGCCCAGGCGGAAGCGGCGCTGTCGATCCGGGAGGCCGAAGGCCGCGCCGACCTGCTCCTGCAGAAGGCGCAATCGCGCCTCGAAGACGTGCAGCGCGAAATCGACAACCTGCGCATGAAGCGCCGCGAGGTCGAGAACGACATCGAGGCGCTGGTGCGGACGCTGAACAGCACCCTGGAATTCATCCGCGACCAGGATGCGCGGTCGCGCGAAGACCGCATCCTCCTCCACCGCCCGCGCACCGCGGAAGCGGCGCCGGCACAGTCGCCACGGCCGGCGGATGTCACGCCCAAAGCCGACAGCCAGGCCGGCTAG
- a CDS encoding DUF167 domain-containing protein — translation MRVIPRAGRSGVAGLRDGALLVRLAAAPVDGAANAELVAVLADALDLPKRSIQIVSGDRSRSKRVRIDGMEADAVFAALGVGRPV, via the coding sequence GTGCGCGTCATCCCGCGCGCCGGCCGCAGCGGCGTGGCCGGCCTGAGGGATGGCGCCCTGCTCGTGCGGCTGGCCGCCGCGCCCGTGGACGGCGCCGCCAACGCCGAACTCGTGGCGGTACTCGCCGACGCCCTCGACCTTCCCAAACGCAGCATCCAGATCGTGAGCGGCGATCGCTCGCGCTCCAAGCGCGTGCGCATCGACGGCATGGAGGCCGATGCGGTCTTCGCAGCACTCGGCGTTGGCCGCCCCGTGTAA
- the hutI gene encoding imidazolonepropionase translates to MTADFLIQDADLVATCAGPGPRVGAAQNDLSGIARGSVAGLDGRIVFVGPADAGNRAVTLAPNAQVIDARGCTVVPGFVDPHTHLVFGGDRREELRRRLAGATYAEIAADGGGIVKTVAATRAASELELIDSARARLAEMLALGTTTAEAKSGYGLDRETELRLLRAIRALAATQPIELTATFMGAHEVPVEYRGRRADYVRLIIDDMIPAVAREGLAEWCDVFCETGVFAPEESQAILEAGRRHGLKPRVHADELGLSGGAAVAAAVGARSADHLIFVDEANAKKMAERGVIATLLPAAAFFLKLGRFAPARMLIDQGVAVALATDLNPGGGFTPSMPFVMTLACFGMNMTLEEALVASTINAAAAIDRADDIGSLEPGKQLDAVVVNGALADLIRVGGPVIRHVVKRGRIV, encoded by the coding sequence ATGACCGCCGACTTTCTGATACAAGACGCCGATCTCGTCGCCACGTGTGCCGGTCCCGGCCCGCGCGTAGGCGCGGCGCAGAACGACCTCTCCGGGATCGCGCGCGGCTCGGTGGCCGGCCTCGATGGGCGCATCGTCTTCGTGGGCCCCGCCGACGCCGGCAATCGCGCCGTCACGCTCGCACCAAACGCGCAGGTGATCGACGCGCGCGGCTGTACGGTGGTCCCCGGGTTCGTCGATCCGCACACGCACCTGGTGTTCGGCGGCGACCGCCGCGAGGAACTGCGGCGGCGGCTCGCCGGCGCCACCTATGCCGAGATCGCCGCGGACGGCGGCGGCATCGTCAAGACCGTGGCCGCGACGCGGGCGGCGAGCGAACTCGAGTTGATCGACAGCGCGCGCGCGCGCCTGGCGGAGATGCTGGCACTTGGGACCACGACCGCGGAGGCCAAGAGCGGCTACGGGCTCGATCGGGAGACCGAGCTGCGCCTGCTGCGGGCCATCCGCGCGCTGGCGGCCACGCAGCCAATCGAACTGACCGCCACCTTCATGGGCGCGCACGAGGTGCCGGTGGAATACCGCGGACGGCGCGCGGACTACGTCCGGCTGATCATCGACGACATGATCCCGGCCGTGGCCCGCGAGGGCCTGGCCGAATGGTGCGACGTGTTCTGCGAGACCGGCGTGTTCGCCCCGGAGGAGTCGCAGGCCATTCTCGAGGCCGGCCGGCGTCACGGACTCAAGCCCCGCGTGCACGCCGACGAACTCGGGCTGAGCGGCGGCGCCGCGGTCGCGGCCGCCGTCGGCGCGCGATCCGCCGATCACCTGATCTTTGTGGACGAGGCGAACGCGAAGAAGATGGCCGAGCGCGGCGTGATCGCCACGCTGTTGCCCGCGGCCGCTTTCTTCCTCAAGCTGGGCCGCTTCGCGCCGGCGCGCATGCTGATCGACCAGGGCGTCGCGGTGGCGTTGGCCACCGACCTCAACCCCGGCGGCGGCTTCACGCCGTCGATGCCGTTCGTGATGACGCTGGCGTGCTTCGGCATGAACATGACGCTCGAAGAAGCCCTGGTCGCGTCAACAATCAACGCCGCCGCCGCCATCGATCGCGCCGATGACATCGGCAGCCTCGAACCCGGCAAGCAACTCGACGCGGTGGTCGTCAACGGCGCCCTCGCCGACCTCATCCGGGTCGGCGGACCGGTGATTCGCCACGTCGTCAAACGCGGCCGAATCGTATGA
- a CDS encoding cyclodeaminase/cyclohydrolase family protein, giving the protein MKFSDMTVAQFLGALASPDPTPGGGTASAIAGAMAASLLVMVSGLAKSHTNTDVEKEALAAARQALQPLSATLVDLADADSAAFDDVLSAYRLPKATDDEKAARSAAIQSALQGATVVPLHTLRACTEALAHAGVVAACGNRSAVSDVGVAIGLLEAAAAGAEANVRINLGSVRDLHFTSATGDETGRLVSDAARLAAAARAHLG; this is encoded by the coding sequence ATGAAGTTCTCCGACATGACCGTGGCGCAGTTCCTCGGCGCGCTCGCCAGCCCGGATCCCACGCCCGGTGGAGGCACCGCGTCGGCCATCGCCGGCGCGATGGCCGCCTCCCTGCTGGTGATGGTGTCCGGCCTTGCCAAGTCGCACACCAACACCGACGTGGAGAAAGAGGCCCTCGCCGCGGCCAGGCAGGCCCTGCAACCGCTCAGCGCGACGCTCGTGGATCTCGCCGACGCCGACAGCGCCGCGTTCGACGACGTGTTGAGCGCCTATCGGCTGCCGAAGGCCACCGACGACGAGAAGGCCGCGCGATCGGCGGCGATCCAGTCGGCCCTCCAGGGGGCCACGGTCGTGCCGCTGCACACCCTGCGCGCCTGCACCGAAGCGCTGGCGCACGCCGGGGTGGTGGCCGCCTGCGGCAACCGCTCCGCCGTGAGCGACGTGGGGGTGGCGATTGGGTTGCTGGAAGCGGCGGCGGCCGGCGCCGAGGCCAACGTCCGCATCAACCTCGGCAGCGTGCGCGACCTGCACTTCACGTCGGCGACCGGCGATGAAACCGGCCGACTCGTGTCAGACGCCGCTCGCCTGGCCGCCGCGGCGCGGGCGCACCTCGGCTAG
- the lepB gene encoding signal peptidase I: MTEATFQKSTLREYFESIVVAVILALFVRTFVFQAFKIPTGSMKPNLLVGDHLLVNKFIFAPAAGALERALLPMRPIERGDVVVFKYPEEPDRDFIKRVIGLPGDTIELRNQTIIINGMPLIEPYAHYLFPPVAEGQADGFDLRRKYGPVSVPAGHYFMMGDNRDDSQDSRYWGFLPQSYVKGRALFIYWSFDTPDDGAPATSFLGVRWDRLLHQIH; encoded by the coding sequence GTGACCGAGGCGACCTTCCAGAAGTCCACCCTGCGCGAGTACTTCGAGTCAATCGTGGTTGCCGTCATCCTCGCGCTGTTCGTGCGCACGTTCGTCTTCCAGGCCTTCAAGATTCCGACCGGGTCGATGAAGCCCAACCTGCTGGTGGGCGATCACCTGCTCGTCAACAAGTTCATCTTCGCGCCCGCGGCCGGCGCCCTCGAACGCGCCCTCCTGCCGATGCGCCCGATCGAGCGCGGCGACGTCGTGGTGTTCAAGTATCCCGAGGAACCCGATCGCGACTTCATCAAGCGCGTCATCGGGCTGCCCGGCGACACCATCGAACTGCGCAACCAGACCATCATCATCAACGGCATGCCGCTGATCGAGCCCTACGCCCACTACCTGTTCCCGCCGGTGGCGGAAGGCCAGGCCGACGGCTTCGACCTGCGCCGCAAGTACGGCCCGGTCAGCGTGCCGGCCGGGCATTACTTCATGATGGGCGACAACCGTGACGATTCGCAGGACAGCCGCTACTGGGGCTTCCTGCCGCAGTCGTACGTGAAGGGCCGCGCCCTGTTCATCTACTGGTCGTTCGATACGCCGGACGACGGGGCGCCGGCGACGTCGTTCCTCGGCGTTCGCTGGGACCGCCTGCTGCACCAGATTCACTAG
- the lepA gene encoding translation elongation factor 4, with amino-acid sequence MNQPHIRNFSIIAHIDHGKSTLADRFLEVTGALQMREMSAQVLDSMDLERERGITIKAHPVRLNYTAKDGKTYVLNLIDTPGHVDFSYEVTRSLAACEGALLLVDASQGVEAQTLANAYLAVENNLEIIPVINKIDLPSAQPDEARRQIEDIIGLDGDTAILASAKEGIGVIDILEAIVTRLPPPEGDPEAPLKALIFDSWYDSYRGVVIVVRVLEGTIRAGMKVTLMNTKQDHEVETLGVFSPKAVPIEQLGPGEVGFIACGIKVVSDAQIGDTVTETYRPTLEPFPGFKELKPMVFAGLYPVESHQYAELRESLEKLRLNDAAFFFEPETSVALGFGFRCGFLGLLHMEIVQERLEREFNMDLVTTAPGVLYRVTRTDGAVVEIDSPAKLPEAGHISKIEEPVITAMILTPAEFVGAILQLCQDKRGVQKQLEFKAADRVLITYELPFNEVVLDFYDRLKTISRGYASLDYHVTGYWESPLVKLDILVNAEPVDALSIIVHRDRAYDRGRLLASKMRELIPRQMFEVAIQAAIGARIIARESVKALRKNVLAKCYGGDISRKRKLLEKQKEGKKRMKRVGTVEIPQEAFLAVLKIGDE; translated from the coding sequence GTGAATCAGCCCCACATCCGTAATTTTTCGATCATCGCGCACATCGACCACGGCAAGTCGACGCTGGCCGATCGATTCCTCGAAGTCACCGGCGCGCTGCAGATGCGCGAGATGTCGGCGCAGGTGCTCGACAGCATGGACCTCGAGCGCGAGCGCGGCATCACCATCAAGGCCCACCCGGTCCGGCTGAATTACACCGCCAAGGACGGCAAGACCTACGTGCTCAACCTGATCGACACGCCCGGGCACGTCGACTTCAGCTACGAGGTCACCCGGTCGCTGGCGGCGTGCGAGGGTGCGCTGCTGCTGGTGGATGCCTCGCAGGGCGTCGAGGCGCAGACGCTGGCGAACGCCTATCTCGCGGTGGAGAACAACCTCGAGATCATTCCCGTCATCAATAAGATCGACCTGCCCAGCGCGCAGCCCGACGAGGCGCGGCGGCAGATCGAGGACATTATCGGCCTCGACGGCGACACCGCCATTCTCGCCAGCGCCAAGGAAGGCATCGGCGTCATCGACATCCTCGAGGCGATCGTCACGCGGCTGCCGCCGCCGGAGGGCGACCCGGAGGCGCCGCTCAAGGCGCTGATCTTCGACTCGTGGTACGACTCGTATCGCGGCGTGGTGATCGTCGTGCGCGTGCTCGAGGGCACCATTCGCGCCGGCATGAAAGTCACGCTGATGAACACCAAGCAGGACCACGAGGTCGAGACGCTGGGCGTGTTCTCGCCGAAGGCCGTGCCGATTGAGCAGCTCGGGCCTGGCGAAGTGGGCTTCATTGCCTGCGGCATCAAGGTGGTGTCCGACGCGCAGATTGGCGACACCGTCACCGAGACCTACCGGCCGACGCTGGAGCCCTTCCCGGGCTTCAAGGAACTGAAGCCGATGGTGTTCGCCGGCCTCTATCCGGTGGAAAGCCACCAGTACGCCGAACTGCGCGAGTCGCTGGAGAAACTGCGGCTGAACGACGCGGCGTTCTTCTTCGAGCCGGAAACCTCGGTGGCGCTCGGCTTCGGCTTCCGCTGCGGCTTCCTCGGCCTGCTGCACATGGAGATCGTGCAGGAGCGGCTCGAGCGCGAGTTCAACATGGACCTGGTGACCACGGCGCCGGGCGTGCTGTATCGCGTGACCAGGACCGACGGCGCGGTGGTCGAGATCGACAGCCCGGCCAAGCTGCCCGAGGCCGGGCACATCAGCAAGATCGAGGAGCCGGTGATCACGGCGATGATCCTGACCCCGGCCGAGTTCGTCGGCGCCATCCTGCAGCTGTGCCAGGACAAGCGCGGCGTGCAGAAGCAACTCGAGTTCAAGGCCGCCGATCGCGTGCTGATCACCTACGAGCTGCCGTTCAACGAGGTGGTGCTCGACTTCTACGACCGCCTCAAGACCATCTCGCGCGGCTACGCCTCGCTCGACTACCACGTCACCGGCTACTGGGAATCGCCACTGGTCAAGCTCGACATCCTGGTCAACGCCGAGCCGGTGGACGCGCTGTCGATCATCGTCCACCGCGATCGCGCCTACGATCGCGGCCGGTTGCTGGCGTCGAAGATGCGCGAGCTGATCCCGCGGCAGATGTTCGAGGTCGCCATCCAGGCCGCCATCGGCGCCCGCATCATCGCCCGCGAGTCGGTCAAGGCGCTGCGCAAGAACGTGCTGGCCAAGTGTTACGGCGGCGACATCTCACGCAAGCGCAAGCTGCTCGAGAAGCAGAAGGAAGGCAAGAAGCGCATGAAGCGCGTCGGGACCGTGGAGATCCCGCAGGAAGCGTTCCTGGCGGTCCTCAAGATTGGAGACGAGTAG
- a CDS encoding trypsin-like peptidase domain-containing protein, whose amino-acid sequence MPDLGPVEPELEGSKGGLSLAILATAAGLVAVLAGAAYWSFSRPPAADIPTQVTRPGTVDGGFMTPPAVATGPESSAERRAWDAVLAKNGTPAPDDAPAAAEPAAALAAPTSLEDVVSRVMPAVVLVETSAGSGSGFFVRPDTIITNVHVVKDDAFVKLRRIDGTTVSARVDQRSPAFDIAVLKVMAPVAGQVVIPMGSANSLRPGQEVITIGSALGTLQNSVTRGIVSGVRQSGNATLVQTDAAANPGNSGGPLLDRNGVAIGITTMGYRDQQGLNFAVAIDHARAIIEGRSAGPASAPLAMNELKSLTPAVQSESERALDVGQRTFLATAARLSKTADLLDTEWQRFRQSCYTTALPGSFSHEWFVMLSPRAITTAQVPAGSCGTFLTAFQQEATRVATEMRSALNDARRAGVLPGVVRDALRANRLEFDGWDR is encoded by the coding sequence ATGCCCGACCTCGGCCCGGTTGAGCCGGAGTTGGAGGGCTCGAAGGGCGGCCTGTCTCTGGCCATCCTCGCGACGGCGGCCGGCCTGGTCGCCGTGCTGGCCGGCGCGGCCTACTGGTCGTTCTCGCGGCCACCGGCAGCCGACATACCCACCCAAGTCACCCGGCCGGGAACCGTCGACGGCGGCTTCATGACGCCGCCGGCCGTGGCGACGGGCCCCGAATCGTCCGCCGAGCGCCGCGCGTGGGACGCCGTCCTGGCCAAGAACGGCACGCCGGCGCCAGACGACGCCCCGGCCGCGGCGGAACCTGCCGCCGCGCTCGCCGCCCCAACGTCACTGGAAGACGTCGTCAGCCGGGTCATGCCCGCCGTGGTGCTCGTCGAAACGTCGGCGGGCAGCGGCAGCGGGTTCTTCGTCCGGCCCGACACCATCATCACCAACGTCCACGTCGTCAAGGATGACGCGTTCGTGAAGTTGCGCCGCATCGACGGCACCACGGTCTCGGCACGCGTTGACCAGCGGTCGCCGGCCTTCGACATCGCCGTGCTGAAGGTGATGGCGCCGGTCGCGGGACAGGTGGTCATCCCGATGGGCTCGGCCAATTCGCTGCGGCCGGGCCAGGAAGTGATCACGATCGGCTCCGCGCTCGGCACGCTCCAGAACAGCGTCACGCGCGGCATCGTCAGCGGCGTGCGGCAATCGGGCAACGCCACCCTGGTGCAGACCGACGCGGCGGCCAACCCCGGGAACAGTGGCGGCCCCTTGCTCGACCGCAACGGCGTTGCCATCGGCATCACCACCATGGGCTACCGCGATCAGCAGGGCCTCAACTTCGCGGTGGCCATCGACCACGCCCGCGCAATTATCGAAGGCCGTTCAGCCGGTCCGGCGTCGGCGCCGCTGGCCATGAACGAGCTGAAGTCGCTGACCCCGGCGGTGCAGTCGGAGTCGGAGCGCGCCCTCGACGTTGGCCAGCGCACGTTCCTGGCGACCGCGGCGCGGTTGTCGAAGACGGCGGACCTGCTCGATACCGAGTGGCAGCGCTTCCGGCAGTCCTGCTACACCACCGCGCTCCCGGGCTCGTTCAGCCACGAGTGGTTCGTGATGCTGTCGCCGCGCGCGATCACCACGGCGCAAGTGCCGGCCGGATCGTGCGGCACGTTCCTCACCGCGTTTCAACAGGAAGCCACCCGCGTGGCCACGGAGATGCGGAGCGCCCTGAACGACGCGCGCCGCGCCGGCGTGCTGCCCGGCGTGGTGCGCGACGCGCTGCGCGCTAACCGCCTCGAATTCGACGGCTGGGATCGCTGA
- a CDS encoding serine hydrolase domain-containing protein has protein sequence MRRDTIAVLLAIVVAVPLAQPSGAARAQAADVFAAIDRSFDDYRLDAHIPGMVYGVVMDGRLVHVKGLGIQDLESKRPVSAETLFRIASMTKAFTALSILSLRDAGRLSLDAPAETYIPEIREWRYPTEDSPRIRVRDLLTHTAGLVTDDPWGDRQTPLPDGEFTRLLRQGVPFTRPPGTAMEYSNLGYAMLGRVITNVAQQPFKDYIERLLLAPLGMTSSGFEVTQAPAARRALGYRWEDAAWRLEPTMAHGAFGAMGGLQTSANDYAKYVAWLLSAWPARDGADAGPVKRASVRELAQGANFPTVRQRAGKSGAEACRQAATYGMGMFVAPDCDLGLTLSHGGGYPGYGSHVLLLPDHGVGIFAFANRTYAGPRAPVWDAAVALHRAGLLKARPTTGDGSLSTAYGAVGRIYTAGSVTAAGDALAMNFLMDRSAEGWARDLAGLKAQVGACETTAPIVATGVLSGDFTWRCADGRVKGSLLLAPTNPPQIQSLSLTRATP, from the coding sequence ATGCGACGAGACACGATTGCGGTTCTGCTGGCCATCGTCGTGGCCGTGCCCCTCGCACAGCCCTCCGGCGCCGCGAGAGCGCAGGCGGCCGACGTCTTCGCCGCAATTGACCGTAGTTTCGACGACTACCGGCTCGACGCGCACATTCCGGGCATGGTCTACGGCGTGGTAATGGACGGCCGGCTCGTGCACGTGAAGGGGCTGGGCATCCAGGACCTCGAGTCGAAGCGCCCGGTGTCGGCCGAGACGCTGTTCCGCATTGCCTCGATGACCAAGGCGTTCACGGCGCTGTCGATCCTGAGCCTCCGTGACGCCGGGCGCCTGTCGCTCGATGCGCCGGCGGAGACCTACATCCCGGAAATTCGCGAGTGGCGGTACCCGACCGAAGACTCGCCGCGGATTCGTGTCCGCGACCTGCTGACCCATACGGCCGGCCTGGTCACCGACGACCCGTGGGGCGATCGGCAGACACCGCTGCCAGACGGCGAATTCACGCGGCTCCTGCGCCAGGGAGTGCCGTTCACGCGCCCCCCGGGCACGGCGATGGAGTACTCGAACCTCGGCTACGCGATGCTCGGCCGGGTCATCACGAACGTGGCGCAGCAACCATTCAAGGACTACATCGAGCGGCTCCTGCTGGCCCCGCTCGGCATGACGTCTTCCGGCTTCGAGGTCACCCAGGCGCCGGCCGCGCGGCGGGCGCTGGGCTACCGATGGGAAGACGCGGCGTGGCGCCTGGAGCCGACGATGGCCCACGGCGCGTTCGGCGCCATGGGTGGGTTGCAGACCAGCGCCAACGACTACGCGAAGTACGTCGCCTGGTTGCTGTCGGCGTGGCCCGCGCGCGACGGTGCCGATGCCGGTCCGGTGAAGCGGGCCTCGGTGCGCGAGCTCGCGCAGGGCGCGAACTTCCCAACCGTGCGCCAGCGCGCCGGCAAGAGCGGTGCGGAGGCGTGCCGGCAGGCCGCGACCTACGGGATGGGCATGTTCGTGGCCCCTGACTGCGACCTTGGACTGACGCTCTCTCATGGTGGCGGCTATCCCGGCTATGGATCGCACGTGCTGCTGCTGCCCGACCATGGCGTCGGCATTTTTGCGTTTGCCAATCGCACCTACGCCGGGCCACGCGCGCCCGTGTGGGATGCGGCGGTTGCGCTTCACCGCGCGGGGTTATTGAAGGCCCGGCCCACCACCGGCGACGGGTCGCTCTCGACCGCTTATGGCGCCGTGGGCCGGATCTATACGGCGGGCAGCGTCACCGCGGCGGGCGACGCGCTGGCGATGAATTTCCTGATGGATCGATCCGCCGAAGGCTGGGCGCGCGATCTCGCCGGCCTCAAGGCGCAGGTCGGCGCCTGCGAGACCACCGCGCCGATCGTGGCCACCGGCGTGCTGTCCGGCGACTTCACGTGGCGCTGCGCGGATGGCCGGGTGAAGGGGTCGTTGCTGTTGGCGCCGACCAATCCGCCTCAGATCCAGTCGCTGAGCCTGACCCGCGCGACGCCCTGA
- a CDS encoding MFS transporter, with product MISPLAAASADGPLAWWHEADTRARRAFVAASLGWMLDSFDVMLYSLVLASLLQDPALQLTTAVAGQLGALTLLAAAVGGVAFGVIADRIGRKRALMAAVLIYSIFTAACGFAQTVPQLAVFRILLGFGMGGEWATGVALVSETFPARHRGKALAFVQSSWAIGYALAAAVNLVVMPFWGWRGVFFVGVLPAVFTLWIRRKVEEPAMWHQTAPEARGRVSVLFAPGMARVTVFIILMNACTLFGWWGLNLWVPAYLNLPVDRGGIGLSSSAMSWFVIAMQVGMWFGYISFGYVADAIGRKRAYVIYVLMASLLLPLYGVIRMPALLLVLGPFVAFFGTGYYSGFGAVIAELYPTAVRATAAGVCYNVGRIASAAAPFVVGSMAGTRGFGVAFAITGAAFLLAAVMWTGIPATHNRELRAN from the coding sequence GTGATCTCGCCCCTGGCCGCCGCCTCTGCGGACGGTCCCTTGGCCTGGTGGCACGAGGCCGACACCCGCGCCCGCCGCGCGTTCGTTGCCGCGTCGCTCGGCTGGATGCTCGACTCGTTCGACGTGATGCTCTACTCGCTGGTGCTCGCGTCGCTCCTGCAGGACCCCGCGCTGCAGCTCACCACGGCGGTGGCCGGCCAATTGGGAGCCCTCACGCTGTTGGCAGCAGCGGTTGGGGGCGTGGCGTTTGGCGTGATTGCCGATCGCATTGGCCGCAAGCGCGCGCTGATGGCGGCGGTACTCATCTATTCGATTTTCACCGCGGCGTGCGGCTTTGCGCAGACCGTGCCGCAACTGGCGGTGTTTCGAATCCTGCTCGGCTTCGGCATGGGCGGCGAGTGGGCCACCGGCGTGGCCCTGGTCTCCGAGACCTTTCCGGCGCGACACCGCGGCAAGGCCCTCGCCTTCGTGCAGAGTTCATGGGCCATTGGCTACGCCCTGGCGGCGGCGGTCAACCTCGTCGTGATGCCGTTCTGGGGCTGGCGCGGCGTGTTCTTCGTCGGCGTGCTGCCCGCGGTGTTCACGCTCTGGATCCGCCGCAAGGTGGAAGAGCCCGCGATGTGGCACCAGACCGCGCCCGAAGCCCGCGGCCGCGTCAGCGTGCTGTTCGCGCCCGGCATGGCGCGGGTCACGGTGTTCATCATCCTGATGAACGCCTGCACCCTGTTTGGCTGGTGGGGGCTGAACCTCTGGGTGCCGGCCTACCTGAATCTGCCGGTCGATCGCGGCGGCATCGGCTTGTCGTCGTCCGCCATGTCGTGGTTCGTAATCGCGATGCAGGTGGGCATGTGGTTCGGCTACATCAGCTTCGGCTACGTGGCGGACGCGATTGGCCGCAAGCGCGCCTACGTGATCTATGTCCTGATGGCCAGCTTGCTGCTGCCGCTGTACGGTGTGATTCGCATGCCGGCGCTGTTGCTGGTGCTCGGCCCCTTCGTCGCCTTCTTCGGCACCGGCTACTACAGTGGCTTCGGCGCCGTCATCGCCGAACTCTACCCGACAGCCGTGCGCGCGACGGCGGCGGGCGTCTGCTACAACGTCGGCCGCATCGCCAGTGCCGCTGCTCCGTTCGTCGTCGGGTCGATGGCGGGCACGCGGGGATTCGGCGTGGCGTTTGCCATTACCGGCGCGGCGTTCCTGCTCGCAGCGGTGATGTGGACAGGCATTCCGGCAACCCACAACCGCGAACTGCGCGCGAACTGA